One window of the Streptomyces sp. ITFR-21 genome contains the following:
- a CDS encoding ABC transporter ATP-binding protein has product MRIEPAVEVTGLVKRYGPKTAVAGLDLAVARGGVTAVLGPNGAGKTTAVEICEGYRRADAGTVRVLGLDPAAQGGRLRPRIGVMLQSGGVYPGARAEEMLRHTASLHADPVDPALLIERLGLESCGRTPYRRLSGGQQQRLALAMAVVGRPELVFLDEPTAGLDPQARHATWDLVRELRADGVTVVLTTHFMDEAEQLADQVVIIDSGRAIAAGTPEELCRGGAENTLRFSGRPGLDLASLLKALPADTVAVEPSQGSYRIEGKVDPQLLATVTSWCAQHGVMPDRLAVERRTLEDVFLELTGRELRL; this is encoded by the coding sequence ATGCGCATCGAGCCCGCGGTCGAGGTGACCGGTCTGGTCAAACGGTACGGGCCCAAGACCGCGGTCGCCGGCCTCGACCTGGCCGTCGCCCGCGGCGGGGTCACCGCGGTGCTCGGTCCGAACGGCGCCGGCAAGACCACCGCCGTCGAGATCTGCGAGGGCTACCGGCGCGCCGACGCCGGCACGGTCCGCGTTCTCGGGCTCGACCCGGCGGCGCAGGGCGGGCGTCTGCGCCCCCGGATCGGGGTGATGCTCCAGTCGGGGGGCGTGTACCCGGGCGCCCGCGCGGAGGAGATGCTGCGGCACACCGCGTCGCTGCACGCCGACCCGGTGGACCCCGCGCTGCTGATCGAACGGCTCGGCCTGGAGTCCTGCGGGCGGACCCCCTACCGCCGGCTCTCCGGCGGCCAGCAGCAGCGGCTCGCGCTGGCCATGGCCGTGGTCGGCCGCCCCGAGCTGGTCTTCCTGGACGAGCCGACCGCCGGCCTGGACCCGCAGGCCCGGCACGCCACCTGGGACCTGGTGCGGGAGCTGCGCGCCGACGGCGTCACGGTCGTCCTCACCACCCATTTCATGGACGAGGCCGAGCAGCTGGCCGACCAGGTGGTGATCATCGACTCCGGCCGGGCGATCGCCGCCGGCACCCCGGAGGAGCTGTGCCGCGGCGGCGCCGAGAACACCCTGCGCTTCTCCGGCCGCCCGGGGCTCGACCTGGCCTCCCTGCTCAAGGCGCTGCCCGCCGACACCGTCGCGGTCGAGCCGTCCCAGGGCAGCTACCGGATCGAGGGCAAGGTCGACCCCCAGCTGCTCGCCACCGTCACCTCCTGGTGCGCCCAGCACGGCGTCATGCCGGACCGTCTCGCGGTGGAGCGCCGCACGCTTGAGGACGTCTTCTTGGAGCTGACCGGCAGGGAGCTACGGCTATGA
- a CDS encoding ABC transporter permease codes for MSTETAYADGAFAPRPGAAPLGRMIRAQALLETRLLLRNGEQLLLTVVIPALLLVLFSAVDIVDTGRGRSVDFLTPGVLALAVLSTAFTGQAIATGFERRYGVLKRLAASPLPRWALMTAKTCAVLVTEVLQVALLVALAFALGWSPHGDPFAVVLLLLLGTAAFSGLGLLMAGTLRAEATLAAANLVFLLLLVGGGVLVPMDRFSGGVRSVLRLLPISALSDGLRDVLQHGAGTPWADLAILAVWAVLGLAAAARFFRWE; via the coding sequence ATGAGTACCGAGACCGCGTACGCCGACGGGGCCTTCGCGCCCAGGCCGGGCGCCGCGCCGCTGGGCCGGATGATCCGGGCGCAGGCACTGCTGGAGACCAGACTGCTGCTGCGCAACGGCGAGCAGCTGCTGCTGACCGTGGTGATCCCGGCGCTGCTGCTGGTGCTCTTCAGCGCGGTCGACATCGTGGACACCGGCCGGGGCAGGTCGGTGGACTTCCTCACCCCGGGCGTCCTCGCGCTGGCCGTGCTGTCCACCGCCTTCACCGGCCAGGCCATCGCCACCGGCTTTGAGCGCCGCTACGGCGTGCTCAAGCGGCTGGCCGCCTCGCCGCTGCCGCGCTGGGCGCTGATGACCGCCAAGACCTGCGCGGTGCTGGTTACCGAGGTCCTCCAGGTCGCGCTGCTGGTCGCGCTCGCCTTCGCGCTGGGCTGGTCCCCGCACGGCGACCCCTTCGCGGTGGTCCTGCTGCTCCTGCTGGGCACCGCCGCCTTCTCCGGGCTGGGGCTGCTGATGGCCGGCACCCTGCGGGCGGAGGCCACGCTGGCCGCTGCAAACCTGGTCTTCCTGCTGCTGCTGGTCGGCGGGGGCGTCCTGGTGCCGATGGACAGGTTCTCCGGCGGTGTCCGGTCGGTCCTCCGGCTGCTGCCGATCTCGGCGCTCTCCGACGGGCTGCGGGACGTCCTCCAGCACGGCGCCGGGACGCCGTGGGCCGACCTGGCGATCCTCGCCGTGTGGGCGGTGCTCGGGCTGGCCGCCGCCGCCCGCTTCTTCCGCTGGGAGTGA
- a CDS encoding COX15/CtaA family protein, producing the protein MPKLPDIARNPLAFVAARWTPAPATVRRATLSALVMSVVIVVTGGAVRLTGSGLGCPTAPRCVGDSWVPTGAMGVHGAIEFGNRMLTYVLCAAVGWAIVAVRSQKPYRRGLTRLGWAQFWLVVANAVLGAFTVLTGLNPYTVCVHFLLAFALIVIAVLMWQRTAEGDAPPRPLVGKPVRQLGAVLTAATVALIAAGTVVTGAGPHAGDSSDVHRIPVDWKSVAQLHADLAWVVVALTVALWFVLRAVDAPAGPRQRVRDLFLVLMSQGVIGYVQYFTHLPEAVVGLHMFGACLVWVSTLRVLLSFRERPLTGPGDPGPGAPSEAQEAAGPAVGEPRVRETAAAGGREGARAARTGESGDPLPVRR; encoded by the coding sequence GTGCCGAAGCTGCCCGATATCGCGCGAAACCCGCTCGCCTTCGTCGCCGCCCGGTGGACCCCCGCCCCGGCGACGGTCCGCAGAGCAACGCTGTCCGCCCTGGTCATGTCGGTGGTCATCGTGGTCACCGGCGGCGCGGTACGGCTGACCGGCTCGGGCCTGGGCTGCCCCACCGCCCCGCGCTGCGTCGGCGACAGCTGGGTGCCGACCGGGGCGATGGGCGTGCACGGCGCCATCGAGTTCGGCAACCGGATGCTGACGTACGTGCTGTGCGCCGCCGTCGGCTGGGCGATCGTCGCGGTGCGGTCGCAGAAGCCGTACCGGCGCGGCCTGACCCGGCTGGGCTGGGCCCAGTTCTGGTTGGTCGTCGCCAACGCGGTGCTCGGCGCCTTCACCGTGCTCACCGGCCTGAACCCGTACACGGTGTGCGTGCACTTCCTGCTGGCCTTCGCACTGATCGTGATCGCCGTGCTGATGTGGCAGCGGACCGCGGAGGGCGACGCCCCGCCCAGGCCGCTGGTCGGCAAGCCGGTGCGGCAGCTCGGCGCGGTGCTGACCGCCGCGACGGTGGCGCTGATCGCGGCGGGCACCGTGGTCACCGGGGCCGGGCCGCACGCGGGCGACTCCAGCGACGTGCACCGCATCCCGGTCGACTGGAAGTCCGTCGCCCAACTGCACGCCGACCTGGCCTGGGTGGTCGTGGCGCTGACCGTCGCGCTGTGGTTCGTCCTGCGGGCGGTGGACGCCCCCGCCGGGCCGCGGCAGCGGGTACGCGACCTGTTCCTGGTGCTGATGTCGCAGGGGGTCATCGGCTACGTCCAGTACTTCACACACCTGCCCGAGGCGGTCGTCGGCCTGCACATGTTCGGCGCCTGCCTGGTGTGGGTGTCCACGCTGCGGGTCCTGCTGTCCTTCCGGGAACGCCCGCTGACCGGGCCGGGCGACCCGGGGCCGGGGGCGCCGTCGGAGGCGCAGGAGGCGGCGGGGCCGGCGGTCGGGGAGCCGCGGGTCCGGGAAACGGCCGCGGCAGGCGGCCGGGAGGGGGCGCGCGCCGCCCGCACCGGCGAGAGCGGCGACCCGCTGCCCGTCCGCCGCTGA
- a CDS encoding heme o synthase, with translation MFVTAVETRPAGVLGAGPGHRPFAARVMGFVALTKPRIIELLLITTVPVMFLAAGGVPDLWLVLATVGGGYLSAGGANALNMYIDRDIDALMHRTEQRPLVTGLVSPREGLVFGVTLSVVSTVWFWALVNPLSAILSLTAILYYVFVYTLGLKRRTAQNIVWGGVAGCLQVFIGWAAVRDQLGWAPFVLFLVLFFWTPPHYWPLSMKVKEDYARVGVPMLPVVAGNQVVARQIVLYSWVMVITSLALWWPLGETSWFYPLVAVVLGGLWLKEAHGLHARARAGVTGAKLKEMRLFHWSITYATLLFVAVAIDPFLR, from the coding sequence GTGTTCGTGACGGCCGTCGAAACCCGACCCGCAGGGGTCCTCGGGGCGGGCCCGGGCCATCGGCCGTTCGCGGCGCGGGTCATGGGGTTCGTGGCGCTGACCAAGCCGCGCATCATCGAGCTGCTGCTCATCACGACCGTCCCGGTGATGTTCCTGGCGGCTGGCGGCGTGCCCGACCTGTGGCTGGTACTGGCGACCGTGGGCGGCGGCTACCTGTCGGCGGGCGGCGCCAACGCGCTCAACATGTACATCGACCGCGACATCGACGCGCTGATGCACCGTACGGAGCAGCGTCCACTGGTGACCGGGCTGGTCTCGCCGCGCGAGGGGCTGGTCTTCGGCGTCACGCTCTCGGTGGTGTCCACCGTGTGGTTCTGGGCGCTGGTCAACCCGCTGTCGGCGATCCTGTCGCTGACCGCGATCCTCTACTACGTCTTCGTCTACACCCTCGGCCTCAAGCGCCGTACCGCGCAGAACATCGTGTGGGGCGGGGTGGCCGGCTGCCTTCAGGTCTTCATCGGGTGGGCAGCGGTCCGTGACCAGCTGGGCTGGGCGCCGTTCGTGCTGTTCCTGGTCCTCTTCTTCTGGACGCCGCCGCACTACTGGCCGCTGTCGATGAAGGTCAAGGAGGACTACGCGCGGGTGGGCGTGCCGATGCTGCCGGTCGTCGCGGGCAACCAGGTGGTGGCGCGGCAGATCGTGCTCTACAGCTGGGTGATGGTGATCACCTCGCTGGCCCTGTGGTGGCCGCTCGGCGAGACCTCCTGGTTCTACCCGCTGGTGGCCGTGGTGCTCGGCGGCCTCTGGCTGAAGGAGGCGCACGGGCTGCACGCCCGCGCCAGGGCCGGGGTGACGGGCGCGAAGCTCAAGGAGATGCGGCTGTTCCACTGGTCGATCACCTACGCGACCCTGCTGTTCGTCGCGGTCGCGATCGACCCGTTCCTGCGCTAG
- the tkt gene encoding transketolase — MSKQPTTTDLEWTDLDKRAVDTARVLAMDSVQKVGNGHPGTAMSLAPAAYVLFQKILRHDPSDPDWVGRDRFVLSAGHSSLTLYTQLYFAGYGLELADLEAFRTWGSRTPGHPEHGLTPGVETTTGPLGQGVANAVGMAMASRYERGLFDPDAPAGTSPFDHTIWAIAGDGCLQEGISAEASSLAGHQKLGNLVLLWDDNHISIEGDTETAVSEDTLKRYEAYGWHVQRVQPLENGDLDPEALYAALKAAQAETGRPSFIAARSIIAWPAPHAQNTGAAHGSALGEEEVRATKEVLGFDPDRHFEVADEVIAHTRAALDRGRAARAAWEETFAAWRGANPEQAATYERIAAAELPKGWEDRLPAFEAGTSLATRAASGKVLEALAGVIPELWGGSADLAGSNNTTIDKNSSFLPADNPLPGAQPYGRTIHFGIREHAMGAELNGITLHGNTRVYGGTFLVFSDYMRNAVRLAALMHLPVTYVWTHDSIGVGEDGPTHQPVEHLASLRAIPGLNVVRPADANETSVAWREILRRWTKAPGEGHPHALALTRQGVPTYQRNEDAGRGGYVLLEAEGGPARVILLGTGSEVQLAVDAREQLQAAGVPTRVVSVPCVEWFDEQDQAYRDSVLPPSVKARVAVEAGIALTWYRFVGDAGRIVSLEHYGASADAKVLFREFGLTADAVAAAARESLEAADR; from the coding sequence GTGAGCAAGCAGCCGACCACCACAGACCTTGAGTGGACCGATCTGGACAAGCGGGCCGTTGACACCGCCCGGGTTCTGGCCATGGATTCCGTGCAGAAGGTCGGCAACGGCCATCCCGGAACGGCCATGAGCCTGGCACCCGCAGCATACGTGCTCTTCCAGAAGATCCTGCGGCACGACCCGTCGGACCCCGACTGGGTGGGCCGCGACCGCTTCGTGCTCTCCGCCGGACATTCCAGCCTGACCCTGTACACGCAGCTCTACTTCGCCGGGTACGGCCTGGAGTTGGCGGACCTGGAGGCGTTCCGCACCTGGGGTTCCAGGACCCCCGGGCACCCCGAGCACGGCCTGACCCCCGGTGTGGAGACCACCACGGGACCGCTGGGCCAGGGTGTCGCCAACGCGGTGGGCATGGCGATGGCGTCCCGGTACGAGCGCGGCCTGTTCGACCCGGACGCACCGGCCGGCACCTCGCCCTTCGACCACACCATCTGGGCCATCGCCGGCGACGGCTGCCTCCAGGAGGGCATCTCCGCGGAGGCGTCCTCGCTGGCCGGCCACCAGAAGCTCGGCAACCTGGTGCTGCTGTGGGACGACAACCACATCTCCATCGAGGGCGACACCGAGACCGCCGTCTCCGAGGACACCCTCAAGCGGTACGAGGCGTACGGCTGGCACGTCCAGCGGGTGCAGCCGCTGGAGAACGGCGACCTGGACCCCGAGGCGCTGTACGCGGCGCTGAAGGCGGCGCAGGCCGAGACCGGCCGCCCGTCCTTCATCGCGGCCCGCTCGATCATCGCCTGGCCGGCCCCGCACGCGCAGAACACCGGCGCCGCGCACGGCTCGGCGCTGGGCGAGGAGGAGGTGCGGGCCACCAAGGAGGTGCTCGGCTTCGACCCGGACCGGCACTTCGAGGTGGCCGACGAGGTGATCGCGCACACCCGGGCGGCGCTGGACCGCGGGCGCGCGGCGCGCGCCGCGTGGGAGGAGACGTTCGCCGCCTGGCGCGGCGCCAATCCCGAGCAGGCCGCGACCTACGAGCGGATCGCCGCGGCCGAACTGCCCAAGGGCTGGGAGGACCGGCTGCCGGCCTTCGAGGCGGGCACGTCGCTGGCCACCCGCGCCGCTTCGGGCAAGGTACTGGAGGCGCTCGCCGGGGTCATCCCCGAGCTGTGGGGCGGCTCGGCCGACCTGGCCGGGTCCAACAACACCACGATCGACAAGAACTCCTCGTTCCTGCCCGCGGACAACCCGCTGCCGGGCGCGCAGCCCTACGGCCGCACCATCCACTTCGGCATCCGCGAGCACGCGATGGGCGCCGAGCTGAACGGCATCACCCTGCACGGCAACACCCGTGTCTACGGCGGTACGTTCCTGGTCTTCTCCGACTACATGCGCAACGCGGTGCGGCTGGCCGCGCTGATGCACCTGCCGGTGACGTACGTCTGGACGCACGACTCGATCGGCGTCGGCGAGGACGGCCCGACCCACCAGCCGGTGGAGCACCTGGCCTCGCTGCGCGCCATCCCGGGGCTGAACGTGGTCCGCCCGGCCGACGCCAACGAGACCAGCGTCGCCTGGCGGGAGATCCTGCGGCGCTGGACGAAGGCGCCCGGCGAGGGCCACCCGCACGCCCTGGCGCTGACCCGCCAGGGTGTCCCGACGTACCAGCGCAACGAGGACGCCGGGCGCGGCGGGTACGTGCTGCTGGAGGCCGAGGGCGGCCCGGCACGGGTGATCCTGCTGGGCACCGGCTCCGAGGTCCAGCTGGCGGTCGACGCCCGCGAGCAGCTGCAGGCGGCCGGCGTGCCGACCCGGGTGGTGTCCGTGCCCTGCGTCGAGTGGTTCGACGAGCAGGACCAGGCGTACCGGGACAGCGTGCTGCCGCCGTCGGTGAAGGCGCGGGTCGCGGTCGAGGCCGGGATCGCGCTGACCTGGTACCGCTTCGTGGGCGACGCGGGACGCATCGTCAGCCTGGAGCACTACGGTGCCTCCGCGGACGCCAAGGTGCTGTTCCGCGAGTTCGGCCTCACCGCGGACGCGGTGGCCGCCGCCGCCAGGGAATCTCTCGAAGCCGCAGATCGCTGA
- the tal gene encoding transaldolase → MTDALKRLSDEGVAIWLDDLSRKRITSGNLAELIDQQHVVGVTTNPTIFQKAISQGDGYDSQVSDLAAREVTVEEAIRMITTADVRDAADILRPVFDATDGQDGRVSIEVDPRLAHNTKATTAEAKQLAWLVDRPNTLIKIPATKAGLPAITETIGRGISVNVTLIFSLERYGAVMDAYLSGLEKAKAAGLDLSEIHSVASFFVSRVDTEVDRRLEKIGSPEARALKGKAAVANARLAYEAYETVFGSDRWAALEKAGANKQRPLWASTGVKDPAYPDTLYVTELVAPNTVNTMPEATLDATADHGEITGDTVRAHYAQARADLDALAAVGVSYDDVVQVLEDEGVQKFEQAWNELLDSTKAELERLAQSSEA, encoded by the coding sequence ATGACAGACGCACTCAAGCGCCTCTCCGACGAAGGCGTCGCGATCTGGCTGGACGACCTGTCGCGCAAGCGCATCACGTCCGGCAACCTGGCCGAACTCATCGACCAGCAGCACGTGGTGGGGGTCACCACCAACCCGACGATCTTCCAGAAGGCGATCTCCCAGGGCGACGGATACGACAGCCAGGTCTCCGACCTGGCCGCCCGGGAGGTCACCGTCGAGGAAGCCATCCGGATGATCACCACCGCCGACGTCCGCGACGCCGCCGACATCCTGCGGCCGGTCTTCGACGCCACCGACGGCCAGGACGGCCGGGTGTCGATCGAGGTCGACCCGCGGCTGGCGCACAACACCAAGGCGACCACCGCCGAGGCCAAGCAGCTGGCCTGGCTGGTGGACCGCCCCAACACGCTGATCAAGATCCCGGCCACCAAGGCGGGCCTGCCCGCGATCACCGAGACCATCGGCCGGGGCATCAGCGTGAACGTCACCCTGATCTTCTCCCTGGAGCGCTACGGCGCGGTCATGGACGCCTATCTGAGCGGCCTGGAGAAGGCCAAGGCAGCCGGCCTGGACCTGTCCGAGATCCACTCCGTCGCGTCGTTCTTCGTGTCCCGGGTGGACACCGAGGTCGACAGGCGGCTGGAGAAGATCGGCTCGCCGGAGGCCAGGGCGCTCAAGGGCAAGGCCGCCGTCGCCAACGCCCGGCTGGCCTACGAGGCCTACGAGACGGTCTTCGGCTCCGACCGCTGGGCCGCCCTGGAGAAGGCCGGCGCCAACAAGCAGCGCCCGCTGTGGGCCTCCACCGGCGTCAAGGACCCGGCGTACCCGGACACCCTGTACGTCACCGAGCTGGTCGCCCCCAACACCGTGAACACCATGCCGGAGGCGACGCTGGACGCCACCGCGGATCACGGTGAGATCACCGGCGACACCGTACGCGCCCACTACGCGCAGGCCAGGGCGGACCTGGACGCGCTGGCGGCGGTCGGCGTGTCGTACGACGACGTGGTGCAGGTGCTCGAGGACGAGGGCGTGCAGAAGTTCGAGCAGGCGTGGAACGAGCTGCTGGACTCCACCAAGGCGGAACTCGAACGGCTCGCCCAGTCCTCGGAGGCATGA
- the zwf gene encoding glucose-6-phosphate dehydrogenase has product MTTESTETPARPVNPLRDPLDRRLPRIAGPSGLVIFGVTGDLSRKKLMPAVYDLANRGLLPPGFALVGFARRSWENEDFAQEVHDAVKEHARTPFREEVWQQLAEGVRFVQGDFDDDTAFGTLKSTIDELDKARGTGGNFAFYLSVPPKFFPNVVQQLKKHGLSDGRADSWRRAVIEKPFGHDLASAQILNRVVHEVFPPNEVFRIDHYLGKETVQNILALRFANTMYEPIWNRSYVDHVQITMAEDIGIGGRAGYYDGIGAARDVIQNHLLQLLALTAMEEPGSFHPKALTAEKLKVLGAIVLPDDLGKYTVRAQYGHAWQGGEEVLGYLEEDGIDPKSKTDTYAAVKLEINNRRWAGVPFYLRTGKRLGRRVTEIAVVFKRAPYLPFESGATEELGENALVIRVQPDEGVTVRFGSKVPGTSTEVRDVSMDFAYGESFTESSPEAYERLILDVLLGDANLFPRHQEVELSWTILDPIERYWDKHGRPAQYASGTWGPAEADEMLARDGRSWRRP; this is encoded by the coding sequence GTGACGACCGAGAGCACGGAGACCCCGGCGCGGCCGGTCAACCCGCTGCGCGACCCGCTCGACCGGCGGCTGCCGCGGATCGCCGGCCCGTCCGGGCTGGTCATCTTCGGCGTCACCGGCGACCTGTCCCGCAAGAAGCTGATGCCGGCGGTGTACGACCTGGCCAACCGCGGCCTGCTGCCGCCGGGCTTCGCGCTGGTCGGCTTCGCCCGCCGCAGCTGGGAGAACGAGGACTTCGCCCAGGAGGTCCACGACGCGGTCAAGGAGCACGCCCGCACCCCCTTCCGCGAGGAGGTGTGGCAGCAGCTGGCCGAGGGCGTCCGCTTCGTACAGGGTGACTTCGACGACGACACCGCGTTCGGGACGCTGAAGTCGACCATCGACGAGCTGGACAAGGCGCGCGGTACCGGCGGCAACTTCGCCTTCTACCTGTCGGTGCCGCCGAAGTTCTTCCCGAACGTGGTGCAGCAGCTGAAAAAGCACGGCCTGTCCGACGGCCGGGCCGACTCCTGGCGGCGTGCCGTCATCGAGAAGCCCTTCGGCCACGACCTGGCGAGCGCGCAGATACTCAACCGGGTCGTGCACGAGGTGTTCCCTCCCAACGAGGTCTTCCGGATCGACCACTACCTGGGCAAGGAGACCGTCCAGAACATCCTGGCGCTCCGCTTCGCCAACACCATGTACGAGCCGATCTGGAACCGCTCGTACGTGGACCACGTGCAGATCACCATGGCCGAGGACATCGGCATCGGCGGCCGGGCCGGGTACTACGACGGCATCGGCGCCGCCCGGGACGTGATCCAGAACCACCTGCTGCAGCTGCTGGCGCTGACCGCGATGGAGGAGCCCGGCTCCTTCCACCCCAAGGCGCTCACCGCGGAGAAGCTGAAGGTGCTCGGCGCGATCGTGCTGCCGGACGACCTCGGCAAGTACACCGTGCGGGCCCAGTACGGGCACGCCTGGCAGGGCGGCGAGGAGGTGCTCGGGTACCTGGAGGAGGACGGCATCGACCCCAAGTCCAAGACCGACACCTACGCGGCCGTGAAACTGGAGATCAACAACCGCCGCTGGGCGGGTGTGCCGTTCTACCTGCGCACCGGAAAACGGCTGGGCCGCCGGGTCACCGAGATCGCGGTGGTCTTCAAGCGGGCCCCGTACCTGCCCTTCGAGTCCGGCGCCACCGAGGAGCTCGGCGAGAACGCGCTGGTCATCCGGGTGCAGCCGGACGAGGGCGTCACCGTGCGGTTCGGCTCCAAGGTGCCCGGCACCTCCACGGAGGTCCGGGACGTCAGCATGGACTTCGCGTACGGCGAGTCCTTCACCGAGTCCAGCCCGGAGGCGTACGAGCGGCTCATCCTCGATGTGCTGCTGGGCGACGCCAACCTCTTCCCGCGCCACCAGGAGGTCGAGCTGTCCTGGACCATCCTGGACCCGATCGAGCGGTACTGGGACAAGCACGGCAGGCCGGCGCAGTACGCGTCCGGCACCTGGGGTCCGGCCGAAGCCGACGAGATGCTCGCACGAGACGGCAGGAGCTGGCGCCGCCCATGA
- the opcA gene encoding glucose-6-phosphate dehydrogenase assembly protein OpcA, translating into MKIDLTDTTSSRINAALIRARRAIGTPAVGMVLTLVVVTDEGSAYDALKAAGDASREHPSRIIAVIKRPGRSPRDRASARLDAEVLVGADAGTGETVILRMHGELASHAESVVLPLLLPDAPVVLWWPEAGPPNPSIDPLGRLGQRRITDAASAEDPVGAIGTRADTYAPGDTDLAWTRITPWRSMLAAALDQKHSAITAATVEGEAYNPSSELLALWLADRLGVAVDRKVTDGPGITAVRLYTADGDICLDRPDGRLALLAVPGQPDRHVALKRRETSELLAEELRRLDPDDIYRTTVAFAVKHLIGDPGKGDHVEAPAPAKKASPAEKTSPAEKKAASAK; encoded by the coding sequence ATGAAGATCGATCTGACCGACACGACGTCCTCCCGGATCAACGCCGCGCTGATCCGGGCGCGGCGGGCCATCGGCACCCCGGCCGTCGGGATGGTGCTGACCCTGGTCGTCGTCACCGACGAGGGCAGTGCCTACGACGCGCTGAAGGCGGCCGGCGACGCGTCCCGTGAGCACCCGTCGCGGATCATCGCCGTCATCAAGCGCCCCGGCCGCTCGCCGCGGGACCGGGCCAGCGCGCGACTGGACGCCGAGGTGCTGGTGGGCGCCGACGCGGGCACCGGCGAGACGGTGATCCTGCGGATGCACGGCGAGCTCGCCAGCCACGCCGAGTCGGTGGTGCTGCCGCTGCTGCTGCCGGACGCCCCCGTCGTTTTGTGGTGGCCGGAGGCCGGGCCGCCCAACCCATCGATCGACCCGCTGGGCCGGCTCGGACAGCGCAGGATCACCGACGCCGCCTCGGCCGAGGATCCGGTGGGGGCGATCGGCACCCGCGCGGACACCTACGCGCCGGGCGACACCGACCTGGCCTGGACCCGGATCACCCCGTGGCGTTCGATGCTGGCGGCCGCCCTGGACCAGAAGCACTCCGCGATCACCGCGGCGACCGTCGAGGGCGAGGCGTACAACCCGAGCTCGGAGCTGCTGGCGCTGTGGCTGGCCGACCGGCTCGGGGTCGCGGTGGACCGCAAGGTCACCGACGGGCCGGGCATCACCGCGGTCCGGCTCTACACCGCGGACGGCGACATCTGCCTGGACCGCCCGGACGGACGGCTGGCGCTGCTGGCGGTCCCCGGGCAGCCCGACCGGCATGTGGCGCTCAAGCGGCGGGAGACCTCCGAGCTGCTCGCCGAGGAGCTGCGCCGGCTGGACCCCGACGACATATACCGGACCACGGTGGCCTTCGCGGTCAAGCACCTGATCGGCGACCCGGGCAAGGGCGACCACGTCGAGGCGCCCGCCCCGGCCAAGAAGGCGTCGCCCGCCGAGAAGACGTCCCCCGCCGAGAAGAAGGCGGCGTCGGCCAAGTGA